In Selenomonas sp. TAMA-11512, a genomic segment contains:
- the rfaD gene encoding ADP-glyceromanno-heptose 6-epimerase: MIIVTGGAGFIGSNLVKELNNRGVTDILIVDDLKDGANYKNLKGLSFIDYQHKDDFLDSIVNDDFDGTDVDVIFHEGACSDTMEYDVNFMMRQNYEYSKSVLHFAMKHRIPFLYASSASTYGGGEHGFTEGDVCEDALNPYAYSKLLFDRYVRQVIPEAHSQIIGLKYFNVYGPQEHHKGKMASIFYQLYNQVNETGKARLFKGYDGYGDGEQRRDFVYVKDVVNVNLWFWRKKGPSGIYNCGTGQAHTYNEAAEAVIEALGKGEIEYRDFPEVLKGKYQSFTEADPTHLLEAGYDEGFTEFKTAVREYVEFLNSGGYFTYGK; this comes from the coding sequence ATGATCATCGTAACCGGCGGAGCCGGCTTCATCGGCTCCAATCTCGTAAAAGAACTGAACAACCGCGGTGTTACGGATATCTTGATCGTCGATGATTTGAAGGACGGAGCGAACTACAAGAACCTCAAGGGGCTCTCCTTCATCGACTATCAGCACAAGGATGACTTCCTGGACAGCATTGTCAATGACGATTTCGACGGTACCGATGTCGATGTCATCTTCCATGAAGGCGCCTGCTCCGATACGATGGAGTACGATGTCAACTTCATGATGCGTCAAAACTATGAGTATTCGAAGTCTGTTCTGCACTTTGCGATGAAGCACCGCATCCCGTTCCTCTACGCGAGCTCCGCTTCGACGTATGGAGGGGGAGAACACGGGTTTACCGAGGGCGACGTTTGCGAAGACGCGCTGAACCCCTACGCGTATTCCAAGCTCCTCTTCGATCGCTATGTGCGGCAGGTCATTCCCGAGGCGCACAGCCAGATCATCGGACTGAAGTACTTCAATGTCTACGGTCCGCAGGAGCACCACAAGGGGAAGATGGCGTCCATCTTCTACCAGCTCTACAACCAGGTCAACGAAACGGGAAAAGCAAGACTTTTCAAGGGCTATGACGGCTATGGAGACGGCGAGCAGCGCCGTGACTTCGTGTATGTCAAGGATGTCGTCAACGTCAATCTGTGGTTCTGGCGGAAAAAGGGACCGTCGGGGATTTACAACTGCGGCACGGGACAGGCGCATACCTATAACGAAGCGGCGGAAGCGGTCATTGAGGCGCTCGGCAAGGGAGAGATCGAGTATCGTGACTTCCCCGAGGTCCTGAAGGGCAAGTACCAGAGCTTCACCGAGGCGGATCCGACGCACCTTCTGGAGGCCGGCTACGATGAGGGATTCACGGAATTTAAGACGGCGGTCAGGGAATACGTCGAATTCCTGAACAGCGGCGGATACTTCACGTATGGCAAGTAA
- a CDS encoding glycosyltransferase family 9 protein: MQNFIVVKLSAIGDVIHALPVSYAIKETFPTSHLTWVVEPPAYPLLEENPYIDDLIVFPKKDFKSFQGFMTNYLPFRRRIRQRRYDASLDLQGLFKSASIIAQAGAREKYGTSNMREGSNLLSRPVRGAHAGGHIVERYLDVARAIGCQVEEVSFPITIPDEARARVETLLRAQAVPESRPYAVLAIGANWPNKRWPTNYYSALSDWLFGEGIIPILAGGGALDDNLAASIAATAQIPPVSLVGRTSLIELAALIDRAALVIGGDTGPVHMAAGLRRKTIMLLGPTDANRNGPYGQLENAIEIDRDCRYCWKRSCARGMDCLAKITVAEVQAKIRRVLNRPLRRGECP, encoded by the coding sequence ATGCAGAACTTTATCGTAGTGAAGCTTTCGGCAATCGGTGATGTGATTCATGCGTTGCCTGTTTCGTATGCGATAAAGGAGACGTTTCCGACATCTCATTTGACTTGGGTCGTCGAGCCGCCGGCATATCCTCTGCTGGAGGAAAATCCCTACATCGATGACTTGATCGTATTCCCGAAGAAAGACTTTAAATCCTTTCAGGGCTTTATGACAAATTATCTGCCGTTTCGCCGCCGCATCCGCCAGCGCCGATACGATGCTTCACTTGACTTGCAGGGACTTTTCAAGTCCGCCTCCATCATTGCACAGGCGGGTGCCAGGGAGAAATACGGTACGAGCAATATGCGCGAGGGGAGCAATCTGCTGAGCAGGCCTGTCCGCGGCGCACATGCCGGGGGGCATATCGTGGAACGCTATCTCGATGTGGCGCGCGCCATCGGCTGCCAAGTCGAGGAGGTGAGCTTCCCCATCACGATACCCGATGAGGCGAGAGCGCGTGTAGAGACGCTTCTGCGCGCGCAGGCCGTCCCCGAGAGCCGTCCCTATGCCGTGCTTGCCATCGGCGCGAACTGGCCGAACAAGCGCTGGCCGACGAATTACTACAGCGCGCTCTCGGACTGGCTCTTCGGAGAGGGCATTATTCCCATCTTGGCGGGCGGCGGAGCGCTCGATGACAACCTTGCCGCATCGATTGCGGCGACGGCGCAGATACCTCCCGTGAGCCTTGTCGGGCGCACGTCGCTCATCGAGCTGGCGGCGCTCATCGATCGGGCGGCTCTCGTCATCGGCGGGGATACGGGACCCGTGCACATGGCGGCGGGCCTGCGCCGAAAGACCATTATGCTGCTGGGCCCGACCGACGCGAATCGCAACGGTCCCTACGGGCAGCTTGAGAACGCCATAGAGATCGACCGCGACTGCCGTTACTGCTGGAAGCGCAGCTGCGCGCGGGGCATGGATTGTCTGGCGAAGATTACGGTCGCCGAAGTGCAGGCGAAGATCAGACGCGTGCTGAACAGACCCCTCCGAAGAGGGGAGTGTCCGTGA
- a CDS encoding glycosyltransferase family 9 protein produces the protein MHIGDLMLVTPVLRTLRSNYPKARLTLLADRKLGDLVAYNPHIDDCILLDKKGEDNHPLSFLHFVQKVRKHHFDLAVNLHRNERASALAAFSGASKIVGYSKPLFSFFFDRVLPNKKAVMHQIHSHFEVLEKTGLIDHIDDGGLEMELPPGAMERAKRIFAEHFPAGKKVIALNIGASWRTKRWLDGYFAEVADHFLRRDYGIAFFGGPMDTALVEACIEKMEEKASPHLHVFTGKLSLGELAGMLKQCVLFITTDSGPMHVGVAMRVPIVTMFGASPVPGFYPYDERDVLIKTPVGCHPCGKHDCPLPGEENMKCMKTMPPEVIIKYAEELLAKYETEAGHLPRAESYVCRVIDLQKEEG, from the coding sequence ATGCACATCGGCGACCTCATGCTCGTGACGCCTGTGCTGCGGACGCTGCGATCCAACTATCCGAAGGCACGGCTCACACTTCTGGCGGACAGGAAGCTGGGCGATCTTGTCGCATACAATCCGCATATAGACGACTGCATCCTCCTCGATAAAAAGGGGGAGGATAATCATCCGCTGTCCTTTTTGCACTTCGTGCAAAAGGTGCGAAAGCATCACTTCGACCTGGCGGTAAATCTTCATAGAAATGAGCGCGCGTCTGCATTGGCGGCCTTTTCGGGGGCATCGAAAATCGTCGGATACAGCAAGCCGCTCTTTTCGTTTTTCTTCGACCGGGTCCTGCCCAATAAAAAGGCGGTCATGCATCAGATACACTCGCACTTTGAGGTGCTTGAGAAAACGGGGCTCATCGATCACATCGACGACGGCGGACTCGAGATGGAGCTGCCGCCGGGAGCGATGGAGCGTGCGAAGCGCATATTTGCTGAGCACTTCCCCGCGGGCAAAAAGGTCATTGCCCTGAACATCGGAGCGAGCTGGCGCACGAAGCGGTGGCTCGACGGCTACTTTGCCGAGGTCGCCGATCACTTTCTGCGCAGGGACTACGGCATCGCTTTTTTCGGCGGTCCGATGGATACGGCGCTCGTCGAGGCGTGCATCGAGAAGATGGAGGAGAAGGCAAGCCCTCACCTGCACGTCTTTACGGGCAAGCTTTCCCTCGGCGAGCTCGCCGGAATGCTCAAGCAGTGTGTTCTGTTCATTACGACGGATTCCGGTCCCATGCATGTCGGTGTCGCCATGCGTGTCCCGATTGTCACGATGTTCGGCGCAAGTCCCGTGCCCGGTTTTTATCCCTATGATGAACGGGACGTGCTCATCAAGACGCCCGTCGGCTGTCATCCGTGCGGGAAGCATGACTGTCCCCTGCCGGGGGAGGAGAATATGAAGTGCATGAAGACGATGCCGCCGGAGGTCATCATCAAGTACGCCGAGGAGCTGCTTGCAAAGTACGAGACAGAGGCGGGACATCTGCCGCGCGCGGAATCGTACGTCTGTCGTGTGATTGATCTGCAGAAAGAGGAGGGATAG
- a CDS encoding diaminopimelate dehydrogenase, whose amino-acid sequence MRIAISGYGNLGRGVEAAVRQNDDMELAAVFTRRDPASVKIRTAGVPVVPVSEAEAWKDKVDVLILCGGSATDLPKQTPEYAKHFHVVDSFDNHAHIPEHFAAVHQAAQSSNHVAVISVGWDPGLFSLARVYANAVLPEGRDYTFWGRGVSQGHSDAIRRVPGVRNAKQYTVPVPAALDAVRSGQNPELTTREKHTRECYVVLEEGADAAAVEKAIKTMPDYFEPYDTTVHFISEEELEAKHAGLPHAGVVFRTGVTGFDKEYHHVIEYSLKLDSNPEFTTSVLIAYARAAHRLAAEGAKGAKTVFDIPPAYLCRQSGEELRAHLL is encoded by the coding sequence ATGAGAATTGCAATTTCGGGATACGGTAATCTTGGCCGCGGCGTCGAGGCTGCCGTGCGTCAGAATGATGATATGGAGCTTGCTGCGGTCTTTACGCGCCGCGACCCCGCGTCCGTCAAGATCCGGACAGCCGGTGTGCCGGTGGTTCCGGTCTCGGAGGCCGAGGCTTGGAAGGATAAGGTGGATGTCCTCATTCTCTGCGGAGGCAGCGCAACGGATCTGCCGAAGCAGACACCGGAGTATGCGAAGCATTTTCACGTCGTCGACAGCTTTGATAACCACGCGCATATTCCTGAGCACTTTGCGGCTGTCCATCAGGCAGCGCAGAGCTCGAATCATGTCGCCGTCATCTCGGTCGGCTGGGATCCGGGTCTCTTCTCGCTGGCTCGCGTCTACGCGAATGCCGTGCTGCCGGAGGGCAGGGACTACACGTTCTGGGGGCGCGGCGTCAGCCAGGGGCATTCGGATGCCATCCGCCGCGTGCCGGGCGTCAGGAACGCGAAGCAGTATACCGTGCCGGTACCGGCTGCGCTGGACGCCGTGCGAAGCGGACAGAATCCGGAGCTGACGACGCGAGAGAAGCACACGCGCGAGTGCTATGTCGTCCTCGAGGAAGGCGCGGATGCGGCGGCTGTCGAGAAGGCAATCAAGACGATGCCGGATTATTTCGAGCCGTATGACACGACGGTGCACTTCATCAGTGAGGAGGAGCTCGAGGCAAAGCACGCGGGTCTTCCGCATGCGGGTGTCGTCTTCCGCACGGGTGTGACGGGATTCGATAAGGAGTATCATCACGTCATCGAATACAGCCTCAAGCTTGACTCGAATCCCGAGTTCACGACGAGTGTCCTCATTGCCTACGCGCGCGCGGCGCATCGCCTTGCCGCCGAGGGGGCGAAGGGAGCGAAGACGGTCTTCGACATCCCGCCCGCATACCTCTGCAGACAGTCGGGCGAAGAGCTCAGAGCGCATCTGCTGTAA
- a CDS encoding HAD family hydrolase: MASKSAVFFDRDGTLNVDVHFLHEIEKFRWVEGAVDAVRAVNARGALAIVITNQSGIARGYYTEEEMYRLHEWMNEELQKHGAHIDAFYYCPHLTDGAVEAYREDCDCRKPKPGMLLRAMKEHDIDPARAVMIGDAARDVECAERAGIRGTLYAGGSLLPVTLEALDSCGI, translated from the coding sequence ATGGCAAGTAAGAGCGCCGTATTCTTCGATCGTGACGGAACGTTAAACGTCGATGTGCATTTTCTCCATGAGATAGAGAAGTTCCGATGGGTAGAAGGCGCTGTCGACGCCGTACGCGCGGTCAATGCGCGCGGCGCGCTTGCCATCGTGATCACGAATCAGTCCGGCATCGCCCGTGGCTACTACACGGAAGAGGAGATGTACCGGCTGCACGAGTGGATGAACGAGGAGCTCCAAAAGCACGGCGCGCACATCGACGCTTTTTACTATTGTCCGCATTTGACCGATGGCGCTGTCGAAGCGTACCGGGAAGATTGCGACTGCCGCAAGCCGAAGCCGGGAATGCTCCTCCGCGCGATGAAGGAGCACGATATTGATCCGGCACGGGCGGTCATGATCGGCGACGCGGCGCGCGATGTGGAGTGTGCCGAACGTGCGGGCATCCGCGGAACGCTCTACGCGGGCGGGAGTCTCCTGCCCGTGACATTGGAGGCTCTTGACTCCTGCGGGATATAG
- a CDS encoding Tat pathway protein, whose amino-acid sequence MFNKKTAALALLCLVMTPSYALADTYSSSTDTSANVLDFIENDRRRRRENILDENQQAVLDKTAEMQKRVKYPLAEGARLPTAFEGDDVTYDQETGEFLARGNVKVTQLDNRQFASQEIRGNTISQDVYVDDEGVMIQLDPATPRVNLHGWQIHYNYGTHIGTMESAKGKVGHNYITGKKFEIYPDKIIIREGTITKCSSEKPDYHTSAQLIEIYPNDKMYMYDCDFWIGKVLVSHRDRYVADISPGAESSSSEFPRVRYNNDDGLVVSQKREYRITDSLAFIPMFRITTNEGDKSNAELRWDAGKFGTFRLQYGHYQDGDERWLKRYPAIRYNYGHRIGHSPLSFSVEAERGKWQNSHYRSMHTKWKVGLSHAPIYFSDSMWLNLSTDYSVTKESYNDSIVRGLSWTGTLLKRFSDDFYMFTRYSYSKTSAQNQDTLFDYETDDYARAVYWGFSYQLSPFDRLVYSTAYDLEAKSLKDIDYYWFHDLHCVQLITRYRAKRDKFSVHLDFTPW is encoded by the coding sequence ATGTTCAATAAGAAGACGGCGGCGCTTGCACTGTTGTGTCTCGTGATGACGCCATCATACGCTCTGGCTGATACGTACAGTTCGAGTACGGATACGTCGGCAAACGTTCTCGATTTCATTGAAAATGACCGCAGACGGCGTCGGGAGAATATCCTCGATGAGAATCAGCAGGCGGTGCTCGACAAGACGGCGGAGATGCAGAAGCGCGTGAAGTATCCGCTGGCAGAGGGCGCCCGATTGCCGACCGCCTTTGAGGGGGATGACGTCACCTACGATCAGGAGACGGGCGAGTTTCTCGCCCGCGGCAATGTCAAGGTGACGCAGCTGGACAATCGTCAATTCGCGTCGCAGGAGATTCGCGGCAATACGATCAGCCAGGATGTCTATGTCGATGACGAGGGCGTCATGATACAGCTCGATCCGGCGACGCCGCGCGTGAATCTCCACGGGTGGCAGATTCACTACAATTACGGTACGCATATCGGGACGATGGAGTCGGCAAAGGGCAAGGTCGGCCACAACTACATAACGGGCAAGAAGTTTGAGATTTACCCGGATAAGATCATCATTCGCGAAGGTACGATTACGAAGTGCTCCTCGGAGAAGCCGGACTATCACACGAGCGCGCAGCTCATCGAAATCTATCCGAACGACAAGATGTACATGTATGACTGCGACTTCTGGATCGGGAAAGTGCTCGTCTCGCATCGGGACCGCTATGTGGCGGATATCAGTCCGGGCGCGGAAAGTTCCTCGTCGGAGTTCCCGCGCGTGCGCTACAACAATGACGACGGCCTCGTCGTCTCGCAGAAGAGAGAATATCGGATCACGGACAGTCTTGCGTTCATTCCGATGTTCCGCATTACGACGAACGAAGGCGACAAGAGCAACGCGGAGCTCCGCTGGGATGCGGGCAAATTCGGTACGTTCCGCCTGCAGTACGGGCACTACCAGGACGGCGATGAGCGCTGGCTCAAGCGTTATCCCGCCATTCGATATAACTACGGGCATCGGATCGGACACTCGCCGCTTTCCTTCTCCGTCGAGGCGGAACGGGGCAAGTGGCAGAATTCGCACTATCGAAGCATGCATACGAAGTGGAAGGTCGGACTCTCGCACGCGCCGATCTACTTCTCCGACAGCATGTGGCTCAATCTGTCGACCGACTATTCCGTGACGAAGGAGAGCTACAATGATTCGATCGTTCGCGGTCTCAGCTGGACGGGGACGCTCCTGAAGCGCTTCAGCGACGACTTCTACATGTTTACGAGGTACAGCTATTCAAAGACCTCGGCGCAGAATCAAGATACGCTCTTCGACTATGAGACGGATGACTACGCGCGCGCCGTTTATTGGGGCTTCAGCTATCAGCTGTCGCCGTTCGACCGCCTCGTCTATTCGACGGCGTATGATCTCGAGGCGAAGAGTCTCAAGGATATCGATTACTACTGGTTCCATGACCTGCACTGCGTGCAGCTCATCACCCGATATCGCGCGAAGCGTGATAAGTTCAGCGTGCACCTTGATTTCACGCCGTGGTGA
- a CDS encoding PfkB family carbohydrate kinase, whose product MKAELSVWMDEMAGKALLVIGDVVADRYIDGRISRISREAPVLVLEEVGEKIVAGGSANVANNGATLGGRIFAAGVVGTDGVGERLREVLGRNGVDTNTMVALEGRPTISKTRIIAGGRATVSQQIVRIDRESKEPLSETAEKELLAGCLRLLPKVEGVVLSDYGSGTVTQEIRRSIIAACRKKGIPTMVDSRYDVKSFHGIDYVKQNDGELAAAVGRTLKTEEELFEAGQELLHSLDAAGVLVTRGEKGMVLFEADGSIHDIPVSDKSEVFDVSGAGDTCVAMFMLAIAAGAAPPAAAELANIASGVAVRKMGTATVSADELREILKQ is encoded by the coding sequence ATGAAGGCGGAGCTTTCTGTTTGGATGGATGAGATGGCGGGCAAGGCGCTCCTTGTCATCGGCGATGTCGTAGCGGACCGCTACATCGACGGACGCATATCGAGGATTTCGAGGGAAGCGCCCGTGCTCGTGCTGGAGGAGGTCGGCGAAAAGATCGTCGCCGGCGGCTCTGCCAACGTTGCCAACAACGGCGCGACGCTCGGCGGACGCATCTTCGCGGCCGGCGTCGTTGGTACGGACGGCGTCGGAGAGAGGCTCAGGGAAGTGCTCGGCAGGAACGGCGTGGATACAAATACCATGGTCGCTCTTGAGGGACGCCCGACCATTTCAAAGACGCGCATCATTGCGGGCGGCAGGGCGACGGTCAGCCAGCAGATTGTCCGCATCGACAGGGAGTCCAAGGAGCCTCTGTCGGAGACGGCGGAAAAGGAACTGCTCGCGGGCTGTTTGCGCCTCCTTCCCAAGGTGGAGGGGGTTGTCCTGTCCGATTACGGATCGGGGACGGTGACGCAGGAGATTCGAAGGAGTATCATTGCGGCCTGCCGTAAGAAGGGCATTCCCACGATGGTGGATTCGCGCTACGATGTGAAGTCGTTTCACGGCATCGATTATGTCAAGCAGAATGACGGAGAGCTCGCAGCCGCTGTCGGACGCACGCTGAAGACGGAGGAAGAGCTGTTTGAGGCGGGGCAGGAGCTCCTGCACAGCCTCGATGCGGCAGGCGTTCTCGTCACGCGCGGAGAAAAGGGCATGGTGCTCTTTGAGGCGGACGGATCGATACACGATATCCCCGTCTCGGACAAGAGCGAGGTCTTCGATGTCTCCGGCGCAGGCGATACGTGCGTGGCGATGTTTATGCTGGCAATTGCCGCCGGAGCGGCTCCTCCGGCTGCTGCGGAACTCGCGAACATCGCTTCGGGCGTAGCTGTCCGCAAGATGGGGACGGCTACCGTATCGGCGGACGAATTGCGGGAGATTTTGAAACAGTAA
- the rfaE1 gene encoding D-glycero-beta-D-manno-heptose-7-phosphate kinase, translating into MDMERLEAFVSQKVERCKILVAGDVMLDKYYYGKVTRISPEAPVPINHVSREKETLGGAANVAHNLALLGCKTMLAGFVGDDFHYRSLAEKLSDRGILSDSLVMTDRPTTTKIRVIGGHQQMIRLDFEDARPLEERWTDQFLEKVKKRLDEGMDAMILSDYAKGTLSDRSARALIAEAHAHGVPVIVDPKGTNWTKYKKCDYITPNLKEINEILIDPISNTDAEIVKACHYISRKYDIKNVLATRSEKGVSLVREGQEVHIPTRSQEVFDVSGAGDTVIAVLAAGLSGGLRGEEAAYLANLAASVVVAKLGTYAVAREELSDALHKVGGIQQ; encoded by the coding sequence ATGGATATGGAGCGTTTGGAAGCGTTTGTCAGTCAAAAGGTCGAACGCTGCAAGATTTTGGTTGCCGGCGACGTGATGCTGGATAAGTACTACTACGGCAAGGTTACGCGGATCTCACCGGAAGCGCCTGTGCCCATCAACCACGTATCTCGGGAAAAGGAGACGCTGGGCGGCGCGGCGAACGTCGCCCACAACTTGGCACTGCTGGGGTGCAAGACGATGCTCGCCGGATTTGTCGGCGATGATTTCCACTACAGATCCCTTGCGGAGAAGCTCTCGGACCGCGGGATTCTCTCCGACAGCCTCGTCATGACGGATCGTCCGACGACGACGAAGATACGCGTCATCGGCGGACATCAGCAGATGATTCGCCTGGACTTTGAGGACGCGCGTCCGCTGGAAGAGCGCTGGACGGACCAATTCCTTGAAAAGGTCAAAAAGCGCCTGGATGAGGGCATGGATGCGATGATTCTCTCCGACTACGCGAAGGGGACGCTGAGCGACCGGAGCGCGAGAGCGCTGATCGCCGAGGCGCATGCACACGGCGTTCCCGTAATCGTCGACCCGAAGGGGACGAACTGGACGAAGTATAAGAAGTGCGATTACATTACGCCGAATCTCAAGGAGATCAATGAGATCCTCATCGATCCCATCTCGAATACCGATGCGGAAATCGTCAAAGCGTGTCACTATATCAGCCGCAAGTACGACATCAAGAATGTGCTGGCAACGCGCTCCGAGAAGGGCGTCAGTCTCGTGCGGGAGGGGCAGGAGGTGCACATCCCCACGCGCTCGCAGGAAGTCTTTGACGTCTCGGGCGCCGGCGATACGGTCATCGCCGTGCTGGCGGCGGGGCTTTCCGGCGGACTTCGAGGCGAAGAGGCGGCGTACCTGGCGAATCTCGCCGCCAGTGTCGTCGTCGCGAAGCTGGGAACATACGCGGTGGCGAGAGAGGAGCTCTCAGACGCGCTGCATAAAGTAGGAGGTATACAGCAATGA
- the rfaE2 gene encoding D-glycero-beta-D-manno-heptose 1-phosphate adenylyltransferase has product MRIPADKIEAFAATLKEAGAKVVFTNGCFDIVHAGHVRYLAAARALGDCLILGLNSDASVKRLKGESRPVNTELDRAEVVGALKSVDYVVLFEEDTAETLISKVRPNIYAKGGDYTRETLPEAKIVESYGGEVAFIDLVPGKSTTSIISAIERCGG; this is encoded by the coding sequence ATGCGAATTCCAGCGGATAAAATTGAAGCCTTTGCGGCGACGCTCAAGGAGGCCGGCGCAAAAGTCGTATTCACGAACGGCTGCTTTGACATCGTTCACGCGGGGCATGTGCGCTATCTGGCCGCAGCCCGCGCGCTGGGCGATTGTCTTATTCTCGGACTCAACAGCGACGCCTCTGTCAAGCGTCTGAAGGGCGAGAGCCGTCCCGTCAATACGGAGCTTGACCGCGCGGAGGTCGTCGGCGCGCTGAAGTCGGTGGACTATGTCGTCCTCTTTGAGGAGGATACGGCGGAAACACTCATTTCCAAAGTGCGTCCGAACATCTACGCCAAGGGCGGCGACTACACGCGGGAGACGCTGCCGGAGGCAAAAATCGTTGAAAGCTACGGCGGCGAGGTCGCCTTTATCGATCTCGTGCCGGGCAAGTCGACGACATCGATTATTTCCGCGATAGAAAGATGTGGGGGCTAA
- a CDS encoding FeoB-associated Cys-rich membrane protein, translated as MSTWIVGALVAIALFFAFRHIWRNFREGKSDCYAGSTSCSSCQGGCASRHAGKKDGAV; from the coding sequence ATGAGTACATGGATTGTCGGCGCTTTGGTCGCCATCGCGTTGTTCTTCGCATTCCGTCATATCTGGCGCAACTTCCGCGAGGGGAAGAGCGACTGCTATGCCGGCAGCACATCCTGCTCCTCTTGTCAGGGAGGCTGCGCAAGCCGGCATGCGGGGAAAAAAGACGGAGCTGTATAG